One window from the genome of Acinetobacter sp. LoGeW2-3 encodes:
- a CDS encoding bifunctional protein-serine/threonine kinase/phosphatase produces MKKILKVSIGQYSTAGIKEQNQDFYGIYLPEGHVLKQKGIACVMADGIGSSNVSHIAAETAVGGFLSDYYSTSDAWSMQTSAERVIRATNSWLYAQTQQSQGRFDKDRGYVCTLSALILKQQQAHIFHVGDSRIYRIRNGEIELLTHDHRVWLSSREHYLSRALGADYRIEIDYQSIELKEKDIFLLMTDGVYEFVTDQQLLDLTLADEDLNHLAKTLVEQALKQGSDDNLSLQVLHVEQLPELDQFYIQQDYVFPQQLSKGEVFEDYVIDKILHQNHRSCLYLAHDCQQQPLVIKTLGVDLQQDENAVEQFQLEDWVSKRLKHENLMQCYGHNTEKKYLFQCYEYLQGETLDRWLHRQKKPLQLEDILPILQQTALALNAMHRLEMLHQDVRPENIMVLNNENSIKIKLIDYGSTAVRGLAEVNPQHANRPLGTLAFMAPEYFIDAAPSVRSDQFSLAVMSYYLLTRQLPYGTDLVRCQSLSQQKKVQYHSIQKYRPDLPIWLDKILGQALSIEPTHRFEALSELIHNLAHPSKQLLKTKPAAIIERDPLRFWQISCAVLGLLFLLSIAWPFI; encoded by the coding sequence ATGAAAAAAATATTAAAAGTCAGTATTGGGCAATATTCTACTGCCGGGATTAAAGAGCAGAACCAGGATTTCTATGGCATATATCTGCCTGAAGGCCATGTGCTGAAGCAAAAAGGCATTGCTTGCGTCATGGCTGATGGGATTGGTAGCAGTAATGTCAGTCATATTGCCGCAGAAACCGCTGTCGGCGGTTTTTTATCTGACTATTATTCTACTTCGGATGCCTGGAGCATGCAGACTTCCGCAGAACGGGTAATCCGCGCAACTAACTCATGGTTGTATGCGCAGACCCAGCAAAGTCAGGGACGTTTTGATAAAGACCGGGGCTATGTATGCACCTTATCTGCACTGATTTTAAAACAGCAACAAGCTCATATTTTTCATGTGGGGGACAGCCGGATCTACCGAATCCGTAATGGAGAAATTGAATTACTCACCCACGACCATCGGGTCTGGTTATCTTCAAGAGAGCATTATCTTAGCCGTGCTTTAGGTGCCGATTATCGGATAGAGATCGATTACCAGAGCATTGAACTAAAAGAAAAAGATATCTTTTTACTCATGACTGATGGGGTTTATGAATTTGTCACAGATCAGCAATTATTAGATCTAACTTTAGCAGATGAAGATTTAAATCATCTTGCCAAAACTTTAGTTGAACAGGCCTTAAAACAGGGCAGTGATGATAACTTAAGTCTTCAGGTGCTCCATGTAGAGCAATTACCTGAACTAGATCAGTTTTATATTCAGCAGGATTATGTATTTCCACAACAGCTCAGCAAAGGTGAAGTTTTTGAAGACTATGTGATTGATAAAATATTGCACCAAAATCATCGCAGCTGCCTGTATTTGGCACATGATTGCCAGCAGCAGCCATTGGTCATAAAAACTTTGGGGGTTGATTTACAGCAAGATGAAAATGCCGTAGAGCAGTTTCAACTCGAAGATTGGGTATCTAAACGTCTAAAACATGAAAATCTGATGCAGTGTTACGGACATAACACAGAGAAAAAATATTTATTCCAATGCTATGAATATTTACAGGGAGAAACCCTGGATCGCTGGCTGCATCGCCAGAAAAAACCTTTACAACTCGAAGACATTTTACCCATTCTGCAACAAACGGCTTTGGCTTTAAATGCAATGCATCGACTGGAGATGCTGCACCAAGATGTTCGTCCAGAAAATATCATGGTCTTAAACAATGAAAACAGCATTAAAATTAAGTTGATTGATTATGGTTCAACGGCGGTACGTGGCCTGGCAGAAGTTAATCCACAGCATGCCAATCGTCCCTTAGGCACATTAGCCTTTATGGCACCGGAGTATTTTATTGATGCTGCACCTTCAGTTCGCTCTGATCAGTTTTCTCTGGCAGTGATGAGTTATTATTTGCTTACTCGACAATTACCGTATGGTACCGATCTGGTGCGTTGCCAAAGCTTAAGCCAACAGAAAAAAGTTCAATATCATTCTATTCAGAAATATCGGCCTGATTTACCCATATGGTTAGATAAAATCTTAGGCCAAGCGCTGAGTATTGAACCGACACATCGTTTTGAGGCATTGTCTGAACTCATTCATAATCTGGCGCATCCTTCCAAACAGTTATTGAAGACTAAACCAGCAGCCATCATCGAACGTGATCCTTTACGTTTTTGGCAAATAAGTTGCGCCGTATTAGGGCTATTATTTCTTTTGAGTATTGCTTGGCCATTTATTTAA